From Amphiura filiformis unplaced genomic scaffold, Afil_fr2py scaffold_176, whole genome shotgun sequence, the proteins below share one genomic window:
- the LOC140145222 gene encoding uncharacterized protein — protein MAFYVSDNEPLYDNFDDYDDYRHDFRYYDAYDYGLSSNLYRLHAYKKDIETSDSESSADESDQVEVNDVCKEVTRSLFNTDYSGIGELRSEKILCDVVIKVGSQEFQAHKNILAASSGYFNTMFTSGFQESGAAEVMVEGESNIFKVLLYYIYVGQMKPWHLIEENASDVLNMACYLDLAPHALQECKRLIACMFNDKSISMQEAFKISMRPEPELCDITQAANGYIKQNFIDLAEKPAFVDETSHECLDIFLDNIKKHKSDKQIFHAITEWLMYDWGARKQHACDMLKKLHLNEVSTDDMECLLEEDMSDVTECKELLEEAIKNLASKDSDTEFDENTVVVKRKRRKKMTKSENYSQLISKLRALSSTKTAFQQHSGSGLKTFRSENTFCDVTIKVGSKSFPAHKNILAASSGYFKTMFTSGFQEAEISLDGDGEIFKMILDCIYAGDTSDWTSDNIIEVLNMAIHLKADSVVTCCSHFLHNELGKHLGKHTVYRSGLRNQLCAPGSKNISLQQA, from the exons ATGGCCTTCTATGTGTCCGATAATGAGCCCTTGTATGACAACTTTGATGATTACGATGATTATAGGCATGACTTCCGCTACTATGATGCTTATGACTATGGGTTAAGCTCAAATCTATATAGATTACATGCATATAAAAAAGATATCGAGACCTCAGACTCAGAGAGCAGTGCTGATGAATCTGACCAAGTAGAAGTAAACGATGTATGTAAAGAAGTTACAAGATCCCTGTTTAATACAG ATTATTCAGGTATTGGAGAGCTTCGATCTGAGAAAATCCTCTGTGATGTTGTCATCAAAGTTGGATCACAGGAGTTTCAAGCTCACAAGAACATCCTGGCTGCAAGCAGTGGCTACTTCAACACCATGTTTACATCTGGATTCCAGGAATCTGGGGCAGCAGAGGTCATGGTGGAAGGAGAAAGCAATATATTTAAAGTGCTGCTTTATTACATCTATGTTGGTCAAATGAAGCCTTGGCACCTGATAGAAGAAAATGCCAGTGATGTTCTCAACATGGCCTGCTATTTGGATCTGGCTCCACATGCTTTGCAAGAATGCAAACGTTTGATAGCCTGCATGTTTAATGACAAATCCATCTCAATGCAAGAAGCTTTCAAGATTTCTATGCGGCCAGAACCGGAACTGTGTGACATCACCCAGGCTGCCAATGGGTACATCAAGCAGAATTTTATAGATTTAGCTGAGAAGCCAGCGTTTGTTGATGAGACAAGTCATGAGTGTCTTGACATATTTTTGGATAACATCAAGAAGCATAAGAGTGACAAACAG ATCTTCCATGCTATTACAGAGTGGTTGATGTATGACTGGGGTGCTCGCAAGCAACATGCATGTGACATGCTAAAGAAATTACACCTGAATGAAGTGTCTACTGATGACATGGAGTGTCTTTTGGAAGAGGATATGTCAGATGTCACAGAGTGCAAGGAATTACTGGAGGAAGCAATCAAGAACCTAGCCTCCAAGGATTCTGATACTGAATTTGATGAAAATACGGTTGTTGTCAAAAGAAAGCGCAGAAAGAAGATGACAAAGAGCGAG AATTATTCACAGCTGATATCAAAATTAAGGGCACTGTCATCAACCAAAACTGCTTTCCAACAACACAGCGGTtcag GTCTGAAAACATTTCGATCAGAGAACACCTTCTGTGATGTAACCATCAAAGTTGGCTCCAAGTCATTCCCTGCTCATAAGAACATCCTGGCTGCCAGCAGTGGCTACTTCAAGACCATGTTTACATCTGGATTCCAGGAAGCTGAGATATCACTAGATGGTGATGGAGAGATATTTAAGATGATTCTTGATTGCATCTATGCCGGTGACACAAGTGATTGGACTAGCGACAATATCATTGAAGTGCTGAATATGGCCATTCACTTGAAAGCTGATTCAGTAGTAACATGTTGCAGCCATTTCCTTCATAATGAGCTGGGCAAACATTTGGGCAAACATACTGTATATCGTAGTGGATTAAGAAATCAACTTTGTGCTCCTGGTTCCAAGAACATTTCTTTGCAACAAGCATAA